From the genome of Nitrospinaceae bacterium:
GCGCGGGCCCAACCACCGTATCGCACCGTCTGATGGCGTTCGGAGAGAACCCTGGTCAAAAAACTACAGAAGATAAATTCCAAGAAGAGCCTGCATCGAAAGAAAACCAGGGCGAGTCTGAAATGGGTGAGCAGGTTGAGTTGCTTGCGGGAGAGCCACAACCTCTAACGGATAATGAGCAAGACGACTACGGGGCGGAGCCGAACTTAATGTCTGAAGTTTCGCCGGCTCAAGAAGGCTCCTCTTCAAGCGAGTCGTTGTTCGATTCACTGCCGCCTCTTGATGAGGCACCTACTAAAGCTCCTACTGAATCTACTTCGGGTGAATCGTTGTTCGATTCACTGCCGCCTCTTGATGAGGCACCTACTAAAGCTCTTGCTGAATCTACTTCGGGTGAATCGTTGTTCGATTCACTGCCGCCTCTCGATGAGGTACCTACCAAGGCTCCTGTTGAAACCTCTTCGGGTGAATCGTTGTTCGATTCACTGCCGCCTCTCGATGAGGTACCTACCAAGGCTCCTGTTGAAACCTCTTCGGGTGAATCGCCATTCGATGCTCTCGTTGCCCCCAAGGATGTGCCTTATCGCCATACGGTGGCAGAGTTGATGGGTGTGGGTGTAATTAATTTTTCACCGAACACCGAGGCCGATTTGGCTGTGGCGAATGAAGAAGAGCGAGGCGATTCTTTATCTGACCCCTCGCCTTCGATGAGTTCGAACGAAGAAAGTAGCGTTTACGGCGGGGCGGAGTCGGAATCTTCTGAGGCTGAAACTACGGAGTCTAATGAAGAATCCTGGCCGACACCCGAAGAAGAGTTGAATCGCGATTCTTCAACGGAGCCGACGTTCTCGAGGTCTGATACCGAGCCGATTTTGCTCAGTGATGAAATTCCTCATGAAACGGAATCATCTGTCTCTCCGGCTACCGAGCCAGGGCGGGAGGAAAGCGTTCAGGATGAGGAGCCATCTTTCACGATGGAGTCTCTGACTTTTAACAACGACGAACAAGCTGCGCCTCCTGTGATGTACAAACCTGAAACATCACTACTTTCCGAAGGGGAAGATGATTCATCAGAGCCCGTGTCTTTGTCGGACGATGATAGTGATGAGTCCGTGCTGGATGAATATGTCTCCGGGATAGAGAATGAAGAGCAGCATCGAGGTGAGGAGGCGTCTTTTACGCTTGAGTCTCTGTCATTTGAGGGGGATGAGGAGAGCGAGCCTCCTGTAAGGTATGAGCCTGAAACTACTTCCTCTCCGGAGGAATATGAAGAATCACAGGAGGCGGCTTCAGTAGACGAATCTTCCCTCCTTTCTGAGAAAGAGCCCGATGGTCTGGATGAAGAAAAAGTTCAAACAATTGATGATCAGCTCCCTGCAGGGGAGCTGCCGGGCGACACCGATGTATCGCTAACATCGGAAAATGTGGAAGCCTCGGAATTCGAAAGAGGAGACTTGGATTCTGTCGAAGAGGCTCCCATGGCTTTTGATATGCCCTCCGATGGGCAAGAGTTTATTGATACTGAAGAAAAGGCACAGGAGATACCGGCTGGATTAGAAACATCAGAATCGATTCAAGACGCGGATGAAAATCATGAAGTGCCTGACTTGATTCTTGGGGAAGAATCGATTGAGCCAGAAATTGACGAGAAGCTTGAGCAGAGATTAGATGGAACTGACGATTTAATTCTCGATTCGTCGGAGATGGTGGACGAGCCCCCTGATATTACTCTGGAACCGAATGAAATAGAGGAAGAGTCTGAAGAAATTTTCGATGCGGTGGAGATGGAAGAAGAACTCCCCAAGGTAGAGACAGCGCAAGACGAGGCGATGGAGCCGCCGAAAGATGACTCGTTAGAAGGGCCGGTGTCCGAGGAGTCCATGGATGTTTTTTCTGTGCTTGAGAGTGAGCGGGCAGAGTCTTTGGTCGATATGCCGCAAGGGCCTATTGGAAATGCGGGGCTATTCGACGATGAAGAAGATGAATCGGAATTATTGAAAGGGATTAGCCCTGAGGTTGAATCGGGGAAAATTCTTCAAGGAATGGATTCTGTCGTTGGCGATGAAGAAGAAGATGCCGCTCATGATATTGGCGGAGATACATTTGCCGATGAAAGTGTTTTTGAGCCTCTTTCTCCTGTGGAAGAGAAGCTAACTATCGAGCCTCTTTCAGGGAAATCGATGTATGAGATAGTGAAAAAATTTGTTTCCCTTTATTGTTCGAATAATCTCCTTTTGCTCGAGGAGCAAAGCGAATCATATCCGAAAGAAATCGAAGAAATAGCCAAAGCTGGCTGGGACGATATTTGTGCGCGCTTGGAGATGCGTAAAGAAATTGAGGCGGAAGAGTATCTTCGGATTGGGATAATGGAACACATGTTAGGTCATTATGACATCGCCCTTGTTCATTTTAAAGAGGCGCTCCGCCGTGCGGAGAAAATGGGTCCTGTTTTGAATGCCCTTGGTGTGACTAGTTTTAGCCGGGAGAAAATTGATCCGGGCATATCCTATTTCAAGGAGGCTATCCGGGAGGCGGGTACGGATGTTGCTCTATTGGCGGCGTCTAATAGAAATTTGGCGATTCTTTATCAGTCGAAGGGCGATCTCGAAAATGCTGCGGTGTCTGTTGTTTCTGCACTGAAGTGCATGGCAGAGGATGAAGATCCAGGAACCCTCGCGGGCCTATATTTTAGGGCCGGACAATTGTTCAGAAAACTTGGTGAAATTGAAAATGCCCACCATCATCTATCAGAATCCACTCATTTGTATCTTCGTGCTGGAGACGATGAGGCACGGACTCGCTCGTTGGTCGCACTTTCCTCGACGCAGACGGAAATGGGTGAATATGATGGCGCTTTAAAAAATCTGGATGAGGCCGTGTTGTTGTGCCGAAATTCAGGAGACAAGGCAGGAGAAGCGCTCGTCGTAGGGCAAATGGGTGTAGCTTATTCCGATCAAGATCAATATACGCGCGCCCTGGAATGTTACGAAAAGGCGATAATCTTGAATCGCTCGCTGGGAAATCGAAAAGGGGAAGGTGCGAATCTCAGCAATATTGGGAATATTCATTATTTCCGTGGCGATCTTGAAGAGGCTTTGAGTGCTTATGAGGAAGCGCTTGAGATTAACCGAGAACAAGAGCACATCATCGGGCAGGCGACAATATTGGGAAACCTGGCGCGTATTTATATCGAAATGAAGATGTTTCCGGATGCCACTGAAAGGCTGCGGGAGTCGCTTGAAATGTTCAGGTCGGTCGGAGCGCAAACCCAGATGAAAAGCATTCAAGAATTAATCGAAGAGTTGGGAGCTGAACAAGAATAAAATTCACTTCAACTGAAAATCAATTGTCGGCTTGCTCGTCCATGTCCCTAAGTTTTTTGGAAAGCTCTTTAGCCAGATGCGATGCAACCTTAAAACCCAAAGAAGGAAAAGTGTCTACAAGCGTGTCGCGCTCTAGAGAAAACAGAAGGGTTGGCCTGATCGCCCTGGCGGTGGCATTTCGGGGTTGCTCTTCCAGTACGGCCATTTCTCCGAAACACTGACCTTGTTTGAGTCTTGAGAGTTCTGTTTCTTTTCTTACAATAGAAACATTTCCGAAAATAATCATGTAAAAACAATTTCCTGTATCGCCCTGTTCAAAAATTGTTTGGCCGGGTTCGTAGGAGCGACGGCCACATAACTTCAGAATTGATACAATCTCCCGATCATCCATTTCCGAGAAAAATGCATAATTTCCTCGAAGTTTTTTGATCAAGGTACTCAAACAAGGCTTGCCCTCTTTGGTTAACTGAAATCCCATAAATTTTTGAGGGATATCGCCTTGGGATATTTCTTCTGATTTGGTCTTTTCTCTCACCATGCTCATTTGGATTCTCTTTTGTGTAAATTTACTGGGAAAAATCTAATTGACTATGATTAATATGTGTCTATGGATTGAGGTATGCATTCCGAATGGTGTAACCGGCATCACAATTTATGGAGTTAGGTTTAAATTTTTGATTTTTTGACTTCTAATTGATTTACTTGTCGTTGAAGTTTTTTTATGGTTTCGTTCGCATCTCGAAGTTTTTCTGAGAGTTGGCGTGCGATGCCTTCCATCACCTTGTTGGCAAAACTTGGCATGCTCGAATGAAGAACACCTCGCGAAATAGAAAATAGTAAAGTGGGAGAAGCAACCATGGCAGATGCTGTTCGCCGGGTGTTGTCGAGTAAAGCCATTTCACCGAAAACGGTCCCTGGGCCCATTCTCGCCACTTCCTTTTCGCCTACTGTGATAATGACTTCACCGGATACCACGAGAAAAAATTCGTTGCCATTGTCGCCTTCCCTGAATATCCCTTTGCCGGGTTCGTAGTTTTCTCTTTTGCATAATTTTAAAAATTGCCCTACCTCCATGTCCTCCATATCCGTAAAAAATGGATAATTCCGCTGGAGCTTGTGGATTAGATTGAGGAGAGGTTTTGGGACCGATTTTTCAAACTTGATTTTCTGGGCCATCGGATTGGGAATGAGGGGATTTGGCGCCTCGGTATTTTGTTGACCAGCTGGCATATTCAATTTCCAATTCTCCCGATGGGAAAAGCACTAAAGCCCCGGTGCAAATTGAAATTCATCCTCGCTCCGGGAGGTAGATATAAATCTTTTATTACCCCAGCAAAATCAACCAGTCAGTAATTTACCTTAACCTGAAGAAATATTCTAAGGGAAGTAATAGCCCAAGTTGTAGTATTTGAATATTGAACGACACAAAAGAAATGAATTGCCCGTTTTTATTTGCCAAGTGCGAATTGTTCGGTAAGAGAGCTAATAATTAAAGCAGACTTTTTCAGTTCTTCGAGATCAATAAATTCATCTGGCCG
Proteins encoded in this window:
- a CDS encoding cyclic nucleotide-binding domain-containing protein — protein: MSMVREKTKSEEISQGDIPQKFMGFQLTKEGKPCLSTLIKKLRGNYAFFSEMDDREIVSILKLCGRRSYEPGQTIFEQGDTGNCFYMIIFGNVSIVRKETELSRLKQGQCFGEMAVLEEQPRNATARAIRPTLLFSLERDTLVDTFPSLGFKVASHLAKELSKKLRDMDEQADN
- a CDS encoding tetratricopeptide repeat protein, giving the protein MDLYSSLGLVAAMALSALVAVWLLYKRSRRDEFPEETWDPYIAQKNREDGDAYLDVEDISGVPQSAGPTTVSHRLMAFGENPGQKTTEDKFQEEPASKENQGESEMGEQVELLAGEPQPLTDNEQDDYGAEPNLMSEVSPAQEGSSSSESLFDSLPPLDEAPTKAPTESTSGESLFDSLPPLDEAPTKALAESTSGESLFDSLPPLDEVPTKAPVETSSGESLFDSLPPLDEVPTKAPVETSSGESPFDALVAPKDVPYRHTVAELMGVGVINFSPNTEADLAVANEEERGDSLSDPSPSMSSNEESSVYGGAESESSEAETTESNEESWPTPEEELNRDSSTEPTFSRSDTEPILLSDEIPHETESSVSPATEPGREESVQDEEPSFTMESLTFNNDEQAAPPVMYKPETSLLSEGEDDSSEPVSLSDDDSDESVLDEYVSGIENEEQHRGEEASFTLESLSFEGDEESEPPVRYEPETTSSPEEYEESQEAASVDESSLLSEKEPDGLDEEKVQTIDDQLPAGELPGDTDVSLTSENVEASEFERGDLDSVEEAPMAFDMPSDGQEFIDTEEKAQEIPAGLETSESIQDADENHEVPDLILGEESIEPEIDEKLEQRLDGTDDLILDSSEMVDEPPDITLEPNEIEEESEEIFDAVEMEEELPKVETAQDEAMEPPKDDSLEGPVSEESMDVFSVLESERAESLVDMPQGPIGNAGLFDDEEDESELLKGISPEVESGKILQGMDSVVGDEEEDAAHDIGGDTFADESVFEPLSPVEEKLTIEPLSGKSMYEIVKKFVSLYCSNNLLLLEEQSESYPKEIEEIAKAGWDDICARLEMRKEIEAEEYLRIGIMEHMLGHYDIALVHFKEALRRAEKMGPVLNALGVTSFSREKIDPGISYFKEAIREAGTDVALLAASNRNLAILYQSKGDLENAAVSVVSALKCMAEDEDPGTLAGLYFRAGQLFRKLGEIENAHHHLSESTHLYLRAGDDEARTRSLVALSSTQTEMGEYDGALKNLDEAVLLCRNSGDKAGEALVVGQMGVAYSDQDQYTRALECYEKAIILNRSLGNRKGEGANLSNIGNIHYFRGDLEEALSAYEEALEINREQEHIIGQATILGNLARIYIEMKMFPDATERLRESLEMFRSVGAQTQMKSIQELIEELGAEQE
- a CDS encoding cyclic nucleotide-binding domain-containing protein, whose protein sequence is MEVGQFLKLCKRENYEPGKGIFREGDNGNEFFLVVSGEVIITVGEKEVARMGPGTVFGEMALLDNTRRTASAMVASPTLLFSISRGVLHSSMPSFANKVMEGIARQLSEKLRDANETIKKLQRQVNQLEVKKSKI